The following are from one region of the Thermoflexus sp. genome:
- a CDS encoding macro domain-containing protein gives MVASRQVVAEAILPSGHRVALVHGDLTEEEADALVNAANTYLKHGGGVAGALVRKGGPQIQVESDEWVRRHGPVPVGGVAITGAGRLKARAILHAVGPIWAGGTQEEDRLLAEAIHNVLRIAREQGYERIAMPAISTGIFGFPKERAAPIFWRTISSFAAAHPGEPPREIRVVILDEATLRPFLAAFQEQFGSLAKQAPGP, from the coding sequence ATGGTGGCTTCTCGCCAGGTGGTTGCCGAAGCGATCCTTCCCTCTGGTCATCGCGTGGCGCTGGTGCATGGGGACCTCACGGAAGAAGAGGCGGACGCCCTGGTGAACGCGGCCAACACCTACCTGAAGCATGGAGGGGGCGTCGCCGGCGCGCTGGTGCGGAAAGGTGGCCCCCAGATCCAGGTGGAGAGCGATGAATGGGTTCGCCGTCATGGACCGGTACCGGTGGGTGGGGTGGCGATTACCGGGGCTGGACGTCTCAAGGCCCGCGCCATCCTGCATGCGGTCGGGCCGATATGGGCGGGCGGGACCCAGGAGGAAGATCGCCTGCTGGCGGAGGCGATTCATAACGTTCTGAGGATCGCCCGGGAGCAGGGGTATGAGCGGATCGCGATGCCGGCGATCAGCACCGGCATCTTCGGCTTTCCGAAAGAGCGGGCGGCCCCGATCTTCTGGAGGACAATTTCCTCCTTCGCCGCCGCTCATCCTGGGGAGCCGCCCCGGGAGATCCGGGTGGTGATCCTTGATGAGGCGACCCTGCGCCCTTTCCTGGCGGCCTTCCAGGAGCAGTTTGGATCCCTGGCGAAGCAGGCCCCGGGGCCGTGA